The following proteins come from a genomic window of Chryseobacterium glaciei:
- the rnr gene encoding ribonuclease R, which produces MPKKKKYISQKNDHKLMEIGRLILRFMTENSTKIYNYKQISDGIDYKNPRQRELVIQALHKLQGSERIKETEKGKYILNLNIEGTLTGTIDFNQSGNAYVRVEGLEDDVFIHSKNVKDALQGDKVLIVTYNYKGKKMEGSVLEVLERTRTEFVGTLQVVTHKDFGFVVCDKKSINTDIFIPKGKFGGAQDGDKVVVKMTEWRPGDKNPEGEIIKVLGAPGEHETEIHSILAEYGLPYQFPEEVEADADKIDRRITEEEVAKRWDMRGITTFTIDPKDAKDFDDALSIRKLDNGNWEIGVHIADVSHYVIPGTILDDEAYQRATSVYLVDRVVPMLPEVLSNDVCSLRPNEDKFTFSAVFELNDSAEIQKQWFGRTVIHSDRRFTYEEAQERIENKEGDYTEEILVLDNLAKIMRAERIRQGAITFDRSEVRFNLDENNQPIGVYFKVSKDSNHLIEEFMLLANKKVSEFVSLSKKGSPTNNTFIYRIHDDPDPAKLEALRDFVSTFGYKMDLANTKKVAESLNQLLSDVKGKGEENMVETLAMRSMSKAVYSTDPIGHYGLGFDYYSHFTSPIRRYPDLIAHRLLQHYLDGGKSPSREEVEEKAKYCSSRERLAADAERDSIKFMQVKFMEKHLGETFSGVISGVAEFGFWVEIPENGAEGLIKLRDLMDDSYTYDKATHAVYGSRTGKRYQLGDQVQIKVIKANLIQKQLDFKIVD; this is translated from the coding sequence ATGCCAAAAAAGAAAAAATATATAAGTCAGAAAAATGATCATAAGCTGATGGAAATCGGCAGATTGATCCTTCGTTTCATGACTGAAAATTCTACGAAGATCTATAATTATAAGCAGATCTCAGACGGAATTGATTATAAAAATCCAAGACAGAGAGAGCTTGTGATTCAGGCTTTACATAAACTTCAGGGTTCTGAAAGAATTAAGGAAACTGAAAAAGGAAAATATATATTAAACCTGAATATTGAAGGAACTTTAACCGGAACCATTGATTTTAACCAGTCAGGAAATGCCTATGTAAGAGTTGAAGGTCTTGAAGATGACGTTTTCATTCATTCTAAAAATGTAAAAGATGCGCTACAGGGTGATAAAGTTTTAATCGTCACCTATAATTATAAAGGAAAGAAAATGGAAGGTTCTGTTTTAGAGGTTTTGGAAAGAACCAGAACAGAATTTGTAGGAACTTTACAGGTTGTTACCCATAAAGATTTCGGATTTGTTGTTTGTGATAAAAAGTCGATCAACACAGATATTTTTATTCCAAAAGGAAAATTCGGAGGTGCTCAGGATGGTGATAAAGTTGTTGTAAAAATGACAGAATGGAGACCTGGTGATAAAAATCCTGAAGGTGAAATTATCAAGGTTTTAGGTGCTCCTGGAGAACATGAGACTGAGATCCACTCTATTCTTGCGGAATATGGTCTGCCTTATCAATTCCCTGAGGAAGTTGAAGCAGATGCCGATAAAATCGACAGAAGAATTACCGAAGAAGAAGTTGCAAAACGTTGGGATATGAGAGGTATTACAACCTTTACGATTGACCCAAAAGATGCAAAAGATTTTGATGATGCCTTATCTATAAGAAAATTGGATAATGGAAATTGGGAAATTGGAGTGCACATTGCAGACGTTTCTCATTACGTAATTCCGGGAACTATTTTGGATGATGAAGCCTATCAAAGAGCTACATCGGTATATTTAGTTGACCGAGTTGTTCCGATGTTACCGGAAGTTTTAAGTAACGATGTTTGTTCACTTAGACCAAACGAAGATAAATTTACTTTCTCTGCAGTTTTTGAATTAAATGACAGCGCAGAAATTCAGAAACAGTGGTTTGGTAGAACGGTAATTCATTCCGACAGAAGATTTACTTACGAGGAAGCTCAGGAAAGAATTGAAAATAAAGAAGGAGATTATACAGAAGAGATTTTAGTTCTTGATAATTTAGCGAAAATCATGCGTGCAGAACGTATCAGACAAGGTGCGATTACGTTTGACAGAAGCGAAGTAAGATTTAATCTTGATGAAAATAATCAGCCGATCGGAGTGTACTTTAAAGTAAGTAAAGACTCAAATCATTTGATTGAAGAATTCATGCTTTTAGCAAATAAAAAGGTTTCAGAATTCGTTTCATTATCTAAAAAAGGATCGCCAACAAATAATACATTTATTTACAGGATTCACGATGATCCGGATCCTGCAAAATTAGAAGCTTTAAGAGATTTTGTTTCTACTTTCGGATATAAAATGGATTTGGCGAATACCAAAAAAGTAGCAGAATCTTTAAACCAATTACTAAGTGATGTAAAAGGAAAAGGCGAAGAAAATATGGTTGAAACGTTAGCGATGCGAAGTATGAGTAAAGCAGTTTATTCTACAGATCCTATCGGTCACTATGGTTTGGGCTTTGATTATTATTCTCACTTCACCTCTCCTATCCGTCGTTATCCGGATTTGATCGCTCACCGTCTTCTTCAGCATTATCTGGATGGAGGAAAATCTCCTAGTAGAGAAGAAGTTGAAGAGAAAGCAAAATATTGTAGTTCAAGAGAAAGATTGGCAGCTGATGCTGAGAGAGACTCTATCAAATTCATGCAGGTGAAATTCATGGAGAAACATTTGGGAGAGACTTTCAGTGGTGTTATTTCAGGTGTTGCTGAATTCGGTTTCTGGGTAGAAATTCCTGAAAACGGTGCAGAAGGATTGATCAAATTAAGAGATCTTATGGATGATTCTTACACGTATGATAAAGCTACCCATGCTGTTTACGGATCCAGAACAGGAAAAAGATATCAGTTGGGAGATCAGGTTCAAATAAAAGTGATTAAAGCTAATTTGATTCAAAAACAATTGGATTTTAAGATTGTTGATTAG
- a CDS encoding LysE family translocator: MFELVLSAVILGFMLSLVFIGPIFFLLIETSFSRGPKHALALDVGVITADLLCIIAAYYASADLVSLIDKHPGFYRVTSILIFVYGIVMMVTKTKMHMPGEEKIISQNYFKTFMNGFFFNLLNVGVILFWLVTVISVRKEYPDTGNFILYIGLVIGTYLCIDLAKIFLAKQFHDKLTQKLANQIRRIVGGILILFSFFIFLQSFKKFNQFDKRLEEAEKTEVKYQKNK, encoded by the coding sequence ATGTTTGAATTAGTACTTTCTGCTGTTATTTTAGGATTCATGTTGAGTCTTGTTTTTATCGGACCAATATTTTTCTTATTAATAGAAACCAGCTTCTCGAGAGGTCCTAAGCATGCCTTGGCTTTAGATGTAGGAGTAATTACAGCAGATTTGTTGTGCATTATTGCGGCGTATTATGCGAGTGCAGACCTCGTGAGTTTAATAGATAAGCATCCCGGATTTTACAGGGTTACCTCTATTTTAATCTTCGTATACGGAATTGTGATGATGGTCACGAAAACCAAGATGCACATGCCGGGTGAAGAAAAAATTATCAGTCAGAATTATTTTAAAACCTTTATGAACGGGTTTTTCTTTAATCTTTTGAATGTCGGAGTTATCCTTTTCTGGCTGGTTACCGTAATTTCGGTGAGAAAAGAATATCCGGATACAGGTAATTTTATTCTTTATATCGGTTTGGTGATCGGAACGTATTTATGTATTGATCTTGCTAAAATCTTTTTGGCAAAACAATTCCACGATAAATTAACACAAAAATTAGCCAATCAGATCAGACGAATAGTTGGCGGAATTCTTATACTGTTCAGTTTCTTTATCTTTTTACAGAGTTTTAAAAAATTCAATCAATTTGATAAGCGATTAGAAGAAGCCGAAAAAACTGAAGTAAAATATCAAAAAAACAAATGA
- a CDS encoding S66 peptidase family protein, with product MKKIIFPKSLKKGDKIAVISPAGSVDVSQLEAGIKMIKNKGFVPVLGEHLYSKFSNGYNYAGTEKERIKDINWALNDKETSAVWASRGGYGCQHLIQHLKLNKFIENPKWYIGYSDNTVIQSYLLKKGFASIHGQTIKTSSFGVTDESYDLIFDVLKGKVPKYIIKPDQFNKKGNTKGELVGGNLALIFALLGTKYSFDFKDKILFIEDIGENFYALDRMIMSLELAGVFTKISGLIVGGMTNMGDEKENTQYNNSFDEFAYKLISERLSKYKFPVAFGFPNGHIKDNRPLIIGGNVKMKVDNIIKIEF from the coding sequence ATGAAAAAAATAATCTTTCCAAAATCCCTTAAAAAAGGGGACAAAATAGCTGTTATTTCTCCTGCTGGATCTGTAGATGTATCTCAACTTGAAGCAGGCATAAAAATGATTAAAAATAAAGGTTTTGTGCCTGTTTTAGGCGAACATCTTTATAGTAAATTCTCAAACGGTTATAACTATGCCGGAACAGAAAAGGAAAGAATAAAAGATATCAATTGGGCTTTAAATGACAAAGAAACTTCCGCAGTATGGGCTTCAAGAGGTGGATATGGATGTCAGCATCTTATTCAGCATTTGAAGCTTAACAAATTTATAGAAAATCCGAAATGGTACATTGGGTATTCTGATAATACCGTGATCCAAAGTTATTTGTTGAAGAAAGGTTTTGCTTCCATTCATGGACAGACCATTAAAACTTCAAGTTTCGGAGTTACAGATGAAAGTTATGATTTGATTTTTGATGTTTTAAAAGGAAAAGTTCCAAAATATATCATAAAACCGGATCAATTTAATAAAAAAGGGAATACTAAGGGAGAATTGGTTGGAGGGAATTTAGCCCTTATTTTTGCTCTTCTTGGGACAAAATACTCATTTGATTTTAAAGATAAAATTTTATTCATCGAAGATATTGGTGAAAATTTTTATGCTCTTGATCGAATGATTATGAGTTTAGAGCTAGCAGGAGTTTTTACTAAAATTTCAGGATTAATTGTTGGAGGAATGACCAACATGGGAGATGAAAAAGAGAATACACAATATAACAATAGCTTTGACGAATTCGCTTATAAATTGATCTCAGAAAGACTTTCAAAATATAAATTTCCTGTTGCTTTTGGTTTCCCAAATGGTCATATTAAAGACAACCGGCCTTTGATTATTGGAGGAAATGTGAAAATGAAAGTTGATAATATTATTAAGATTGAGTTTTAA
- a CDS encoding YraN family protein: MANHNDLGKKAEDLAVEFLQKNSYKILIRNFRYQKAEIDIITEKGSLIVVVEVKARSTDAFNLPQEAVNKRKISLIVSATNHYLEEFNKDQEVRFDIISVLPDAKGKLVIEHIIDAFEAFDAN, encoded by the coding sequence ATGGCAAACCACAATGACCTCGGGAAAAAGGCAGAAGACTTAGCTGTAGAATTTCTACAAAAGAACAGCTACAAGATTCTGATAAGAAACTTTCGTTATCAAAAAGCAGAGATTGATATTATCACCGAAAAAGGTAGTTTAATAGTTGTTGTCGAAGTAAAAGCTCGTTCAACAGACGCTTTTAATCTCCCTCAAGAAGCCGTTAATAAAAGAAAAATATCATTAATAGTTTCAGCTACGAATCATTATTTGGAAGAATTTAATAAAGATCAGGAAGTAAGATTTGATATCATTTCAGTTCTTCCCGATGCAAAGGGAAAGCTGGTTATAGAGCATATAATAGATGCTTTTGAAGCATTTGACGCAAATTAA
- a CDS encoding SDR family NAD(P)-dependent oxidoreductase — MKTILITGATSGIGKSTAELFAKQGYRIIICGRRTEVLESLKTELSQYTEMFSLKFDVRNLQEVENAINSLPEEWKSIDVLINNAGNAHGLEPLSAGNTNDWDSMIDGNVKGLLYISKMIIPAMKERNSGHIVNISSVAARQTYVNGVVYCATKKAVDVISEGMRLELTEFGIKVTNIQPGAVETDFSLVRFKGDSEKASTVYAGYEALKAEDIADAIAYCVNAPKHVSVSDMTIYPTAQAEPRTIYRK, encoded by the coding sequence ATGAAAACAATACTCATCACAGGAGCAACTTCCGGAATAGGAAAATCCACTGCAGAACTTTTTGCAAAACAAGGATACAGAATTATTATTTGCGGAAGAAGAACTGAGGTCTTAGAATCTCTAAAAACTGAGCTTTCTCAATATACCGAAATGTTTAGTTTAAAGTTTGATGTAAGGAATCTTCAAGAAGTTGAGAACGCGATCAACTCTCTTCCTGAAGAATGGAAAAGCATTGATGTTCTCATTAACAATGCAGGAAACGCTCACGGTTTAGAACCTCTTTCGGCAGGCAATACAAACGACTGGGATTCGATGATCGATGGAAATGTAAAAGGTCTTTTATATATTTCTAAGATGATTATTCCGGCAATGAAAGAAAGAAATTCCGGACATATCGTGAATATAAGTTCTGTTGCTGCAAGACAAACTTATGTCAACGGAGTTGTTTATTGCGCCACCAAAAAAGCAGTTGATGTAATTTCCGAAGGAATGCGTTTAGAATTAACAGAATTTGGAATTAAGGTTACCAATATTCAACCAGGAGCTGTTGAAACTGATTTTTCTTTAGTTAGATTCAAAGGAGACAGTGAAAAAGCTTCTACAGTTTATGCAGGATATGAGGCTTTAAAAGCTGAAGATATTGCCGATGCGATTGCCTATTGCGTGAATGCTCCAAAGCATGTGAGTGTTTCTGATATGACGATCTATCCTACTGCCCAAGCTGAACCTAGAACTATTTACAGAAAGTAA
- a CDS encoding virulence RhuM family protein has translation MENGAKNFLIYNTPNEEVRVDVFLQNETFWLTQKAMAALFVVDRTVITKHIQNIYNEEELNKEATCAKIAQVQIEGERSVSRNIEYYNLDVIISVGYRVNSNKATQFRIWATQTLKEFIIKGFVIDDDRLKQGQAIFGKDYFKELLQRVRSIRASERRVYQQITDIFAECSIDYDRNSEKTKTFYAMVQNKFHFAITGKTAAEIIYQKANSKKENMGLTTWKNAPDGRVLKNDIIVAKNYLEETEIKQLERTVTSYFDYIEGLIERENTFTMDALAESVNKFLNFNEYKILEGKGNISKLVADKKAVSEYNEFNKTQKIISDFDKQIKKINKK, from the coding sequence ATGGAAAATGGTGCAAAAAATTTTTTGATTTATAATACACCCAACGAAGAAGTAAGGGTGGATGTTTTTTTGCAGAATGAAACATTTTGGCTTACACAAAAGGCAATGGCCGCTTTGTTTGTTGTTGATAGAACTGTCATCACAAAGCATATTCAAAACATCTATAATGAAGAAGAATTAAATAAAGAAGCAACTTGTGCAAAAATTGCACAAGTTCAAATTGAGGGTGAGAGAAGTGTCTCTAGAAATATAGAATATTATAATCTAGATGTAATTATTTCAGTAGGTTATAGGGTGAATTCTAATAAAGCAACTCAATTCAGAATTTGGGCAACACAGACTTTAAAAGAATTTATCATTAAAGGGTTTGTAATTGATGATGATCGTTTAAAGCAAGGTCAGGCTATTTTTGGAAAGGATTATTTCAAAGAACTTTTACAGAGAGTTCGTTCTATACGAGCTAGTGAAAGAAGAGTTTACCAGCAGATCACAGATATTTTTGCTGAGTGTAGTATTGATTATGACAGAAATTCTGAGAAAACGAAAACTTTTTATGCAATGGTTCAGAATAAATTCCACTTTGCTATTACAGGAAAAACAGCAGCAGAAATTATTTATCAAAAGGCGAATAGTAAAAAAGAAAATATGGGCTTGACCACATGGAAAAATGCTCCGGATGGCAGAGTTTTGAAAAATGATATTATTGTTGCTAAAAACTATTTAGAAGAAACAGAAATCAAGCAATTAGAACGAACAGTTACCAGCTATTTTGATTATATTGAAGGTTTAATAGAGAGAGAAAACACTTTTACAATGGATGCTTTGGCAGAGAGCGTAAACAAATTTTTGAACTTTAATGAATACAAAATTTTAGAAGGAAAAGGAAATATTTCAAAATTGGTTGCCGATAAAAAAGCTGTTTCTGAGTATAATGAATTCAATAAGACGCAAAAAATAATTTCCGATTTTGATAAACAAATTAAAAAAATCAACAAAAAATAA
- the tsaB gene encoding tRNA (adenosine(37)-N6)-threonylcarbamoyltransferase complex dimerization subunit type 1 TsaB, with translation MKILYLETSSKNCSVAISDNDKLLCVCEEVSDNYKQSESLHTFVEWALEGAGISMKEIQAVSLGKGPGSYTGLRIGASSAKGFCYGLKIPLVAINSLETMIEPFLNQNYEYIIPLIDARRMEVYTAVYDGNTGKELSPTEAKVLDETSFEEFKDKKVLFVGDGAKKAQEIIQLPNADFNDTIYPSAQYLVKKTLEKIENKEFEDIAYFEPFYLKDFHGVKKKESPDSI, from the coding sequence ATGAAAATTCTATACCTAGAAACCTCTTCCAAAAACTGTTCTGTAGCCATTTCAGACAATGATAAGTTATTGTGCGTTTGCGAAGAAGTTTCAGATAATTATAAGCAGTCGGAAAGTCTGCACACTTTTGTAGAATGGGCTTTGGAAGGAGCCGGAATTTCGATGAAAGAGATTCAGGCAGTTTCTTTAGGAAAAGGCCCGGGTTCTTACACGGGATTAAGAATTGGTGCTTCGTCTGCAAAAGGGTTTTGTTATGGTTTGAAAATACCATTGGTTGCTATCAATTCTCTTGAGACTATGATAGAGCCTTTTTTAAACCAAAACTATGAGTATATCATTCCATTGATCGACGCGAGGAGGATGGAGGTTTATACGGCCGTTTATGATGGCAATACCGGAAAAGAACTCTCGCCAACCGAAGCAAAGGTTCTGGATGAAACTTCTTTTGAAGAATTTAAGGATAAAAAAGTACTTTTTGTAGGAGATGGAGCAAAGAAAGCACAGGAAATTATACAACTTCCAAATGCTGATTTTAATGATACCATCTATCCTTCTGCACAGTATTTAGTAAAGAAAACCTTAGAAAAAATTGAAAATAAGGAGTTTGAGGATATTGCCTATTTCGAACCGTTTTATTTAAAGGATTTCCATGGAGTGAAGAAAAAGGAATCACCTGATTCTATTTAA
- a CDS encoding tetratricopeptide repeat protein codes for MKKNILFLLVACIVLSCGSKPKRPDQRSKFMKGFSTYYNTLFNAKDALNSEFTSRDKAHKDNFYAPYIPILTYEDQPLGSDLGQSSAFAENTMKIAEVNNSPSRNGAGRAPGAPPGAPPGMPGGLNGGNPNSQLEQSGQPENKGATVLEIAEAKALKAINKYSVIKNGEEKNKKIFDAYIILAQSRIYQNKSVEALDALNYVFTHMKNDKRIPLAKTYQAAAYAQLKDYHKSQEIFAQLKTEDISKDYKKISSIYYAEALLDAGKKEEAAKELDNAFEVNTNRKLKSRIAFLRGQVLEGLNQNEKARESFMAAYKYANDFEFEVKSQIEIAKTFNGKGDYEGARKYLENISEKGTYGSRKNEFYYALGLMANKAGKKQEAQDLFKKSLKEKVSDQQVRGLAYYEIGKDYLDKNDYIGAGSYYDSALVAMTYEPSKVLLKEQSINIKKISRNYYLIKKNDSILTLAKMSETQKTDFFSKHIAKLKLKEEKEELERRRAERAKGFDTGDYSANSIFANSSNSFEDFGTSSKGFYFSNTGTVSKGSSTFKQVWGDRALVDNWRYSKKMATIDDMKNEALGVTSAPNPRRFEPSFYIEQIPTDVAKLDQLKKDRDTASLGLGIMYQNYFTNTPLATKTLYDLVDVKPEEKVMLQALYEIFNMNFEKNPQIAERAKSILLKDYPYTSYAEFARNPKNSSFVKSSEDVQNEYKKAYALFEAEKFAESKAIIDGAIQKYPKDALIPKFSLLNAFNTGKSSGKEVMILQLEQIALNYGKTPEGIKAKEMLNYLKSDLSFQETDNKGNTLQKPGSTPMQPNSQTINPGSVNNQNNGQAQKATPTQPSPVANSAAVLLDESAPPPTQPGSTPGQKPKTQAPAKPK; via the coding sequence ATGAAAAAGAACATTTTATTCCTTTTAGTGGCTTGCATCGTTCTCTCCTGCGGATCAAAACCCAAGAGACCCGATCAGCGATCGAAGTTCATGAAAGGGTTTTCCACATATTACAATACACTATTTAATGCTAAAGATGCGCTAAACAGTGAATTTACGAGTAGAGACAAGGCACATAAAGATAATTTTTATGCTCCGTACATTCCCATTCTTACCTACGAAGATCAACCTTTAGGAAGCGATCTTGGACAATCTTCCGCTTTCGCTGAAAATACAATGAAAATTGCGGAAGTGAACAATTCTCCCAGTAGAAATGGGGCAGGAAGAGCGCCGGGAGCGCCTCCAGGTGCACCTCCGGGCATGCCAGGTGGACTTAATGGAGGGAACCCGAACAGTCAATTGGAACAAAGCGGTCAACCTGAAAATAAAGGAGCAACTGTTCTGGAAATTGCCGAAGCAAAAGCTTTAAAGGCGATTAACAAATATTCTGTGATCAAAAACGGGGAAGAAAAAAACAAGAAAATCTTTGATGCTTATATCATTCTTGCGCAATCAAGAATTTATCAGAACAAATCTGTGGAAGCTCTGGATGCCTTGAACTACGTTTTCACTCACATGAAGAATGACAAAAGAATTCCTTTAGCTAAAACTTATCAGGCTGCAGCCTATGCTCAGTTAAAAGATTATCATAAATCTCAGGAGATTTTCGCTCAATTGAAAACTGAAGATATTAGTAAAGATTATAAAAAAATATCAAGTATTTACTATGCTGAAGCTCTTTTAGATGCAGGAAAAAAAGAAGAAGCTGCAAAAGAACTTGATAATGCCTTTGAAGTTAATACCAATCGAAAACTGAAAAGTAGAATTGCTTTCCTGAGAGGTCAGGTCTTGGAAGGTTTAAATCAAAACGAAAAAGCAAGAGAAAGCTTCATGGCTGCTTATAAATACGCCAATGATTTTGAATTTGAAGTTAAATCTCAGATAGAAATCGCCAAAACCTTTAACGGAAAAGGTGATTATGAAGGAGCCAGAAAATATTTAGAAAATATTAGTGAAAAAGGAACTTATGGTTCCAGAAAGAATGAATTTTATTATGCTTTAGGCTTAATGGCCAACAAAGCAGGTAAAAAGCAGGAAGCTCAGGATCTTTTCAAGAAATCTTTAAAAGAAAAGGTTTCAGATCAGCAGGTTCGTGGGCTGGCTTATTATGAAATAGGAAAGGATTATCTTGATAAAAATGATTACATAGGAGCCGGAAGTTATTATGATTCTGCGCTTGTTGCGATGACTTATGAGCCTTCAAAAGTACTTTTAAAGGAACAATCTATCAACATCAAGAAAATATCCAGAAACTATTATTTAATTAAGAAAAATGACAGTATTCTTACTTTAGCTAAGATGTCTGAAACCCAAAAAACAGATTTCTTCTCTAAACATATCGCGAAATTAAAATTAAAAGAAGAAAAAGAAGAGCTGGAAAGAAGACGTGCAGAAAGAGCTAAAGGTTTTGATACGGGAGATTACAGCGCTAATTCTATATTCGCCAACAGCTCCAATTCTTTTGAAGATTTCGGTACCAGTTCAAAGGGGTTTTATTTCAGTAATACAGGAACCGTTTCGAAAGGATCTTCAACATTTAAACAGGTTTGGGGAGACAGAGCGCTGGTCGATAACTGGCGTTATTCTAAAAAAATGGCAACGATCGATGATATGAAAAACGAAGCGTTGGGCGTTACATCAGCACCTAATCCTAGGCGTTTTGAACCATCTTTTTATATTGAACAGATTCCGACTGATGTTGCTAAATTAGACCAGCTTAAAAAAGACAGAGACACCGCTTCTCTAGGTTTGGGAATTATGTATCAGAATTATTTTACCAATACACCTTTGGCTACAAAAACATTGTACGATTTGGTAGATGTAAAACCTGAGGAAAAAGTAATGTTACAGGCTTTATATGAGATCTTTAATATGAATTTTGAGAAAAATCCTCAGATTGCAGAAAGAGCGAAATCAATTTTGTTAAAAGATTATCCTTACACTTCATATGCAGAATTTGCCAGAAATCCTAAAAACAGTTCATTCGTAAAATCTTCCGAAGATGTCCAGAATGAATATAAAAAGGCCTATGCTTTGTTTGAAGCCGAGAAATTTGCAGAAAGTAAAGCGATCATAGATGGAGCTATTCAGAAGTATCCGAAAGATGCTTTAATTCCTAAATTTTCTTTATTGAATGCATTTAATACTGGAAAATCCAGTGGAAAAGAGGTAATGATTCTACAATTGGAGCAAATTGCTTTAAATTATGGCAAAACTCCAGAAGGAATCAAGGCTAAGGAAATGCTTAATTATTTGAAAAGCGATCTTTCTTTCCAAGAAACTGATAACAAAGGAAATACCCTTCAAAAACCGGGATCTACGCCTATGCAGCCAAACTCTCAGACGATTAATCCGGGATCAGTAAATAATCAGAATAATGGGCAAGCTCAAAAAGCTACACCAACGCAACCTTCTCCGGTTGCCAATTCTGCCGCAGTGCTTTTAGATGAAAGTGCTCCGCCACCAACTCAACCTGGCAGTACACCGGGGCAGAAACCAAAAACTCAAGCTCCGGCAAAACCAAAATAA
- a CDS encoding Maf family protein produces MKLLLASQSPRRKELLSSLGFDFEVVKIDCEEILPKNIEIGEAAAYLSELKANAFRNLVDDEVLLTSDTVVAIDNQILGKPKDEADAKKMLQQLSGTTHQVYTGITIKTINKTITETDVADVELDEISDEEIDFYVKNYKPFDKAGSYGIQEWLGMAKIKKLSGSYYTIMGLPTHLVYKILKEI; encoded by the coding sequence ATGAAGTTACTATTAGCATCACAATCTCCTAGGAGAAAAGAACTATTATCAAGTTTAGGATTTGATTTTGAGGTTGTAAAAATAGATTGTGAAGAGATTTTACCCAAAAATATTGAAATAGGAGAGGCTGCAGCTTATTTATCTGAATTAAAAGCAAATGCATTCAGAAATCTTGTAGACGATGAAGTTTTATTGACATCTGATACCGTTGTAGCCATTGATAATCAAATTCTTGGAAAACCGAAAGATGAAGCTGATGCAAAAAAAATGTTGCAACAATTATCAGGAACAACGCATCAGGTTTATACAGGAATTACCATTAAAACAATCAATAAAACAATTACAGAAACAGATGTTGCCGATGTAGAGCTTGATGAAATTTCGGATGAAGAAATAGATTTTTACGTTAAAAATTACAAACCTTTCGATAAAGCAGGAAGCTATGGCATCCAGGAATGGCTTGGAATGGCGAAAATTAAAAAATTATCAGGCAGCTATTATACCATTATGGGACTTCCTACTCATTTGGTTTACAAAATTTTGAAAGAAATATAA
- a CDS encoding KdsC family phosphatase, protein MSYKEKLKDIKAFVFDVDGVFTDGSVYLMPGGNMSRVMNVLDGYAVVKALKNNYLIGVITGGNDEMVKHRINYLGIQDYYPKSHDKMVDFEDFKAKYNLKNEEILTMGDDLPDIHMMETSAIATCPENAVPEVKGISDYISPKQGGSGAVRDVIEQVMKVQGNWHDDNTQSI, encoded by the coding sequence ATGAGTTATAAAGAGAAATTAAAAGATATAAAAGCATTTGTATTTGATGTAGACGGAGTTTTCACAGACGGAAGCGTTTATTTGATGCCGGGAGGAAATATGTCGAGAGTTATGAATGTCTTAGATGGTTATGCAGTCGTTAAAGCTTTAAAAAACAATTATTTAATAGGAGTAATTACGGGAGGAAATGATGAAATGGTAAAACATAGAATCAACTATCTTGGAATTCAGGATTATTACCCAAAATCTCACGACAAAATGGTTGATTTTGAAGATTTTAAAGCAAAATACAATCTTAAAAACGAAGAAATTCTGACAATGGGAGATGATCTTCCGGATATTCATATGATGGAAACGTCTGCTATTGCAACCTGCCCGGAAAATGCTGTTCCTGAAGTGAAAGGAATTTCCGATTACATTTCACCAAAACAGGGTGGAAGTGGAGCAGTACGTGATGTCATTGAGCAGGTAATGAAAGTTCAGGGAAATTGGCATGATGATAATACTCAATCTATTTAA